A genome region from Magnetovibrio sp. includes the following:
- a CDS encoding glutathione S-transferase family protein translates to MIDLYTWGTPNGQKVSIMLEEVGLAYATHPINITKDEQFAPDFLKISPNNKIPAIVDSDGPGGQDIALFESGAILIYLAEKCQREDLLPASGEARYKVLQWLMFQMGGVGPMFGQAHHFLKFAKEDVPYAKDRYTTEQKRLYSVMNAHLAAHDFFAGGLFTIADIAIYPWVARHPWHPIELGDYPHVKRWYDMISQRESVEAGMNVPPRPAG, encoded by the coding sequence ATGATCGATCTGTACACGTGGGGCACGCCCAACGGCCAAAAAGTTTCCATCATGTTGGAGGAGGTTGGCCTCGCCTACGCCACTCATCCCATCAACATCACCAAGGACGAACAATTCGCCCCCGATTTTCTGAAAATCAGCCCCAACAACAAAATCCCCGCCATCGTCGACAGCGACGGGCCGGGCGGACAAGACATCGCACTGTTTGAATCCGGCGCGATCCTCATTTACCTGGCGGAAAAATGCCAGCGTGAAGACTTGCTGCCTGCTTCCGGCGAGGCGCGCTACAAGGTTTTGCAGTGGCTGATGTTCCAAATGGGCGGGGTCGGCCCGATGTTCGGCCAAGCCCACCACTTTTTGAAATTCGCCAAGGAAGACGTGCCCTACGCCAAGGACCGTTACACCACCGAACAAAAGCGTCTCTACAGCGTGATGAACGCCCACTTGGCCGCGCATGACTTTTTCGCCGGCGGGCTGTTCACCATCGCCGATATCGCCATTTATCCGTGGGTTGCGCGCCACCCCTGGCACCCCATCGAACTTGGCGATTATCCTCACGTTAAGCGTTGGTATGATATGATCAGCCAGCGCGAATCGGTCGAGGCCGGCATGAACGTGCCGCCCCGACCCGCCGGGTAA
- a CDS encoding SCO family protein, with protein MFPSRPRLHRLRHLSRSLFYTLTACIAILASSPLQAQEQGQEEATLSSSIGGRFMLEDHNGQIVTDQHFQDRFMLITFGYTYCPDICPTNLVNMAAALEALGDRAEKIAPIFITIDPARDTAAKLREYVAAFDDRIIGLTGPQPMIDSVSKRYKIVAAVHKPENWKDGDYLVDHTASIFLMAPDGKFLVKFAHGMPPEDMAKRIADFM; from the coding sequence ATGTTTCCATCTCGCCCCCGACTGCACCGCTTGCGGCATTTGTCCCGGTCGTTATTTTACACCCTAACTGCGTGTATTGCGATTTTGGCGTCATCGCCGTTGCAGGCTCAAGAGCAAGGCCAAGAAGAAGCGACCCTGTCGTCGAGCATCGGTGGCCGCTTCATGTTGGAAGACCACAACGGCCAGATCGTCACCGATCAGCACTTTCAAGACCGCTTCATGTTGATCACCTTCGGCTATACCTATTGCCCCGACATCTGCCCGACCAATTTGGTCAATATGGCCGCGGCTTTGGAAGCCTTGGGCGATCGCGCCGAAAAAATCGCGCCGATCTTCATCACCATCGACCCCGCACGCGACACGGCCGCCAAATTGCGTGAATATGTTGCCGCCTTCGACGACCGCATCATCGGCCTCACCGGTCCCCAGCCGATGATCGACAGCGTTTCAAAGCGCTACAAAATCGTCGCCGCCGTCCACAAGCCGGAAAATTGGAAAGACGGCGATTATCTGGTCGACCACACCGCATCGATCTTTCTGATGGCGCCGGATGGAAAATTCCTGGTCAAGTTCGCCCACGGCATGCCGCCCGAAGACATGGCCAAACGCATCGCCGATTTTATGTAA
- a CDS encoding YbaK/EbsC family protein produces MSNLELETVKRVRKALADVGRADAVIELADSARTAAEAAQALGVEQGAIAKTLVFTVGNRYVVALVAGDHQCNEEQLPKVFHLQGDVVKPSADLVRAVTGFSIGGVSPVGQVSKLPTAIDASLKRFDKIYAAAGHPHCVFETSVDELKTLTNGLVSYAVGKAANPS; encoded by the coding sequence TTGAGCAATTTGGAACTGGAAACCGTGAAGCGCGTGCGCAAGGCGTTGGCCGATGTCGGCCGTGCGGACGCGGTTATCGAACTCGCCGACAGCGCCCGCACCGCGGCGGAGGCCGCCCAGGCACTGGGCGTCGAACAAGGCGCGATCGCCAAGACGTTGGTGTTCACCGTCGGCAACCGCTATGTGGTGGCGCTGGTCGCGGGCGATCACCAATGCAACGAAGAACAACTGCCGAAGGTCTTTCACCTGCAAGGCGATGTGGTGAAGCCATCCGCCGATTTGGTGCGCGCCGTGACGGGCTTTTCCATCGGCGGCGTGTCGCCGGTGGGGCAGGTCTCCAAGCTGCCCACCGCCATCGACGCGAGCCTGAAGCGCTTCGATAAGATTTATGCCGCCGCGGGCCATCCCCACTGCGTTTTCGAGACATCGGTCGATGAACTGAAAACCCTTACCAACGGGCTGGTTTCCTACGCCGTGGGCAAAGCTGCAAATCCTTCTTGA
- the nosZ gene encoding Sec-dependent nitrous-oxide reductase encodes MQQFGKRALMAFSAVSVGLVTASASWSAENLDTVMKRRGLTEKDVLAAAKTYVPTGKRDEFIAFSSGGQSGQVIVYGIPSMRILKYIGVFTPEPWQGYGFDNESKAVLDQGRVNGKDILFGDTHHPAISETNGEYDGRYLFINDKNNPRMAVIDLHDFETKQIVVNPIMKSEHGGAFVTPNTDYVIEAAQYPAPLEDEYVPLDQFNERYRGAVTYWKFNREKGRIDPTQSFSVELPPYSQDLSDFGKGPSDGWSFTNSFCSERYVGGIEKGRPPFEAGCSQKDTDFLHMVNWKKGEELFKAGKTKMINGHPVITMDTAVKEGMLFLVPEPKSPHGADVSPDGKFVIVSGKLDSHTYVYSFDKMMGLIKNKDFMGTDPYGIPILDLKKSLHTQVQVGLGPLHTQYDSKPCTVYTSIYVDSQVTKWDYCEGKVLDKISIHYNIGHLMTMEGDSVTPQGKYLVSLNKLAIDRFNPVGPLHPQNHQLIDISGDKMELLYDMPLPLGEPHYAVAISADKLKPIIRYKSGWNTRTDERHEGRTRPGKESVVRDGNKVTVYGTTIRSHITPEIVEVQEGDEVTFIMTNLERAEDQTHGFAISGTNANLSLEPGKTASVTINADKPGVFPYYCTEFCSALHLEMQGYLLVQPKGYKEVATKGAEGTVYTQADYEKQHKTNLETQGVIDSVVGYIVARNYQDFPPVVSLVEDATEQLGFAADTRKKAEDFAAKGDWQNATLWAGQWWQYQVKAADIGLRAKTYLDQHGAVEVKK; translated from the coding sequence ATGCAACAATTTGGCAAACGGGCCCTGATGGCGTTTAGCGCCGTTAGTGTGGGTCTGGTTACCGCGTCGGCATCCTGGTCGGCGGAAAACCTGGATACCGTTATGAAACGGCGCGGGTTGACCGAAAAGGATGTTTTGGCCGCGGCGAAAACCTATGTGCCGACGGGCAAGCGCGATGAATTCATCGCCTTCAGTTCCGGTGGGCAGAGCGGTCAAGTGATCGTTTATGGCATTCCGTCCATGCGGATTTTGAAATACATCGGCGTGTTCACGCCGGAACCCTGGCAGGGTTATGGCTTCGACAACGAATCGAAAGCCGTTCTCGACCAAGGCCGCGTCAACGGCAAGGATATCTTGTTCGGCGATACCCACCATCCGGCCATTTCGGAAACCAACGGTGAGTACGATGGACGCTACCTGTTCATCAACGACAAGAACAACCCGCGTATGGCTGTGATCGACCTGCACGATTTTGAAACCAAGCAGATCGTCGTCAACCCGATCATGAAATCCGAACACGGCGGCGCATTCGTCACGCCGAACACCGATTACGTGATCGAAGCCGCGCAATATCCGGCTCCGCTGGAAGACGAATACGTGCCGTTGGATCAATTCAACGAGCGGTATCGTGGCGCCGTCACCTACTGGAAGTTCAACCGCGAAAAAGGCCGCATTGATCCGACCCAGTCCTTCTCGGTCGAACTGCCGCCTTACAGCCAGGATTTGTCGGACTTCGGCAAAGGCCCGTCTGACGGCTGGTCGTTCACCAACTCGTTCTGTTCCGAACGCTATGTCGGTGGCATCGAAAAAGGTCGTCCGCCGTTCGAAGCCGGTTGCTCGCAGAAAGACACCGACTTCCTGCACATGGTCAACTGGAAGAAGGGCGAAGAGCTGTTCAAGGCCGGTAAGACCAAGATGATCAACGGCCACCCGGTGATCACCATGGACACCGCCGTCAAGGAAGGCATGCTGTTCTTGGTTCCGGAACCGAAAAGCCCGCACGGCGCCGACGTCAGCCCGGACGGTAAGTTCGTCATCGTTTCCGGTAAGCTGGACAGCCACACCTACGTCTACAGCTTCGACAAGATGATGGGCCTGATCAAGAACAAGGATTTCATGGGCACAGACCCTTATGGCATCCCCATTCTCGATCTGAAGAAATCTTTGCACACCCAGGTCCAAGTCGGCTTGGGCCCGCTTCACACCCAGTACGATTCCAAGCCCTGCACGGTCTACACCTCCATCTACGTGGACAGCCAGGTCACCAAGTGGGACTACTGTGAAGGTAAAGTGCTCGACAAAATTTCCATCCACTACAACATCGGCCACTTGATGACGATGGAAGGCGACTCGGTTACGCCGCAAGGTAAATACTTGGTCTCCTTGAACAAGCTGGCGATTGACCGTTTCAACCCGGTCGGTCCTCTGCACCCGCAGAACCACCAGTTGATCGACATCAGCGGTGACAAGATGGAACTGCTGTACGACATGCCGCTGCCGTTGGGCGAGCCGCACTACGCGGTTGCGATTTCGGCTGACAAGCTGAAACCGATCATCCGTTACAAGAGCGGTTGGAACACCCGTACCGATGAGCGTCACGAAGGCCGCACCCGTCCGGGTAAAGAAAGCGTCGTTCGCGATGGCAACAAAGTCACCGTGTACGGCACCACCATCCGTTCGCACATCACGCCTGAAATCGTCGAAGTTCAAGAAGGCGACGAGGTCACGTTCATCATGACCAACTTGGAACGCGCTGAAGACCAAACCCACGGGTTCGCCATCAGCGGCACCAACGCCAACTTGTCCTTGGAACCGGGTAAAACCGCTTCCGTGACGATCAATGCCGATAAACCCGGTGTGTTCCCGTACTATTGCACCGAGTTCTGCTCGGCACTGCACTTGGAAATGCAGGGCTACCTCCTGGTTCAGCCTAAGGGCTACAAGGAAGTGGCGACCAAGGGCGCCGAAGGCACCGTTTACACCCAGGCCGATTACGAAAAGCAGCACAAGACCAATCTTGAAACGCAAGGCGTAATCGACAGTGTCGTGGGCTACATCGTCGCACGGAACTATCAGGACTTCCCGCCTGTGGTTTCGTTGGTCGAAGACGCCACCGAACAGCTGGGCTTCGCTGCTGACACCCGCAAAAAAGCTGAAGATTTTGCCGCCAAGGGAGATTGGCAAAATGCGACGCTGTGGGCTGGCCAGTGGTGGCAGTATCAGGTTAAGGCAGCCGACATCGGTCTGCGCGCCAAGACCTATCTCGACCAGCATGGTGCAGTTGAGGTCAAGAAGTAA
- the gatB gene encoding Asp-tRNA(Asn)/Glu-tRNA(Gln) amidotransferase subunit GatB: MSYVIKGETGDWEVVIGLEVHCQVISNAKLFSGAATDFGAEPNTQVSLVDAAMPGMLPVINEECVRQAIKTGLGLKAQINTKSVFARKNYFYADLPQGYQISQADQPIVGEGTIILDLPDGSTREVGIERLHLEQDAGKSLHDQDPKRTFIDLNRTGVALMEIVSKPDMRSPEEVGAYLRKLRSIVRYLGTCDGNMDQGSMRCDVNVSVRPVGSEELRTRAETKNVNSVRFAMQAIEFEAARQVEIYDNGGEVVQETRLFDAQTGTTRSMRSKEHAHDYRYFPDPDLLPLVFSDDLVAEIKASLPELPDERKDRYINVFGLSPYDAGVLVADKDTAMYFEAVAEGRDAKMAANWVINNLFAVLSDKGVSITESPISAVNLGKLLGLITDDTISTKIAKEVFELMIESGDDPEKIVADKGLKQITDTGAIEAAVDAAIAAGSAQVAQYKGGNEKILGWFVGQVMKATQGKANPGQVNKLLKDKLDN, from the coding sequence ATGTCTTATGTGATCAAAGGCGAAACCGGCGATTGGGAAGTGGTCATTGGCCTGGAAGTTCACTGTCAGGTGATTTCCAACGCCAAACTGTTTTCCGGCGCCGCCACCGATTTCGGCGCGGAGCCCAATACCCAGGTGTCGTTGGTCGACGCCGCCATGCCCGGCATGTTGCCGGTCATCAACGAAGAATGCGTGCGCCAAGCCATCAAGACCGGTTTGGGCCTCAAGGCGCAGATCAACACCAAGTCGGTGTTCGCGCGCAAAAACTATTTTTATGCCGATCTGCCCCAGGGCTATCAGATCTCGCAGGCCGATCAGCCGATCGTCGGCGAGGGTACCATCATCCTCGACCTGCCCGACGGTTCCACACGCGAAGTCGGCATCGAACGTCTGCATCTGGAACAGGACGCAGGCAAGTCGCTGCACGACCAAGATCCCAAGCGCACCTTCATCGACCTCAACCGCACTGGTGTGGCGTTGATGGAAATCGTCTCCAAGCCCGACATGCGGTCGCCGGAAGAAGTCGGTGCTTATTTGCGCAAGCTGCGCTCCATCGTGCGCTACTTGGGCACGTGCGACGGCAACATGGACCAGGGGTCGATGCGCTGCGACGTCAACGTCTCGGTCCGTCCGGTGGGTTCCGAGGAGCTGCGGACCCGCGCGGAAACCAAGAACGTCAACTCGGTGCGCTTCGCCATGCAGGCGATCGAATTCGAAGCCGCGCGTCAGGTTGAAATCTACGACAACGGCGGCGAAGTGGTGCAGGAAACGCGCCTGTTCGACGCCCAAACCGGCACCACCCGGTCGATGCGTTCGAAAGAGCACGCCCACGATTATCGCTATTTCCCCGACCCCGACCTGTTGCCGCTGGTGTTCAGCGACGATTTGGTCGCCGAAATCAAAGCCTCCTTGCCGGAACTGCCTGATGAGCGCAAAGACCGCTACATCAATGTGTTCGGCCTGTCGCCTTACGACGCGGGCGTGTTGGTGGCCGACAAGGACACCGCCATGTACTTCGAAGCGGTCGCCGAAGGGCGCGACGCCAAGATGGCGGCGAACTGGGTCATCAACAACCTGTTCGCGGTGTTGTCCGATAAGGGCGTGAGCATCACCGAAAGCCCGATTTCGGCGGTCAATTTGGGCAAGCTTCTGGGGTTGATCACGGACGACACCATTTCGACCAAGATCGCCAAGGAAGTCTTCGAGCTGATGATCGAAAGCGGCGACGATCCGGAAAAGATCGTCGCGGACAAGGGCCTCAAGCAGATCACCGATACCGGCGCGATCGAAGCCGCCGTCGACGCCGCCATCGCGGCGGGTTCGGCGCAGGTTGCGCAATACAAGGGCGGCAACGAAAAAATTCTCGGCTGGTTCGTCGGCCAAGTGATGAAAGCCACCCAAGGCAAGGCCAACCCGGGCCAGGTGAACAAGTTGTTGAAAGACAAGCTCGACAACTGA
- a CDS encoding 4Fe-4S dicluster domain-containing protein: protein MSDANSKPKKKPVTVRQLRERRRILRSIGAGAGVVGAALLGFFPVVKHWMDRLRPPGALEEDKFLAACIKCGQCVQVCPVEAIKLGDLDEGFGVGVPYIDARSQACDFSCDAVQCVLACPTGALSHNVDVKEQVRMGVARLSRPKACLARLGKGVKGTARGDDFPGMHRYMEVDRWTPIRIADHPYDLELCDLCVRECPIEGAITLERVNFDPSDLRGTPVVFDKCVGCGMCEMICPVDPPAIVVDIRKRWEDG, encoded by the coding sequence ATGTCCGACGCCAATTCAAAACCGAAGAAGAAGCCGGTCACGGTGCGTCAGCTCCGTGAACGCCGCCGTATCTTGCGCTCCATCGGTGCAGGGGCCGGTGTCGTCGGTGCGGCGCTGCTGGGGTTTTTCCCGGTGGTCAAACATTGGATGGACCGTTTGCGACCGCCCGGCGCGTTGGAGGAAGACAAATTCCTCGCCGCCTGCATCAAGTGCGGACAGTGCGTTCAGGTCTGTCCAGTCGAGGCCATTAAACTGGGCGATCTCGATGAGGGCTTTGGCGTCGGCGTGCCCTACATCGATGCGCGCAGCCAAGCATGCGACTTTTCCTGCGACGCGGTGCAATGCGTGTTGGCGTGTCCCACCGGGGCGTTGTCGCACAACGTCGATGTGAAAGAGCAAGTGCGCATGGGCGTGGCGCGGCTATCGCGCCCCAAGGCGTGCCTAGCGCGTCTGGGCAAGGGCGTCAAAGGCACCGCGCGCGGCGATGATTTCCCCGGCATGCATCGTTACATGGAAGTGGACCGCTGGACGCCGATACGCATCGCCGACCATCCATATGATTTGGAGCTGTGCGACCTGTGTGTGCGCGAATGTCCGATCGAAGGCGCGATCACGTTGGAGCGCGTCAACTTCGATCCCTCTGACCTGCGCGGCACCCCGGTGGTGTTCGACAAGTGCGTCGGTTGTGGCATGTGTGAAATGATTTGCCCGGTCGATCCGCCCGCGATCGTCGTCGATATTCGCAAGCGTTGGGAGGACGGCTGA
- a CDS encoding low specificity L-threonine aldolase, whose translation MSQQFASDNTAGVCPEAMDAFVRANETGHEVSYGDDSWTAQVCDRIRDLFETDCEVFFVFNGTAANSLVLAALCQSYHSVICHEKAHIVNDECGAPEFFSGGSKLLAGDGPDGKLTPAAIEELVTRRSDIHYPKPKAISLTQATEVGTVYSVEELRAISAMAKRHNLHIHMDGARFANAVASLDVSPADLTWRAGIDVLVFGGTKNGLPVGEAVVFFNKALAEDFAYRAKQAGQLASKMRFISAPWLGVLKDDVWLKYARHANAMAQRLHQRVKDLEGVTVMFEPQANGVFLDLPQDVREGLWARGWKFYAFIGVRGCRFMCSWDLLPETVDRLADDIADLCG comes from the coding sequence ATGTCTCAGCAATTCGCATCAGATAACACTGCGGGCGTGTGTCCCGAGGCGATGGACGCATTCGTGCGCGCCAACGAAACCGGGCACGAGGTTTCGTACGGCGACGACAGTTGGACCGCACAGGTGTGCGACCGCATCCGCGATCTGTTCGAAACCGATTGCGAGGTGTTCTTCGTGTTCAACGGCACGGCGGCGAACTCGCTGGTGTTGGCGGCATTGTGCCAGTCGTATCATTCGGTGATTTGTCACGAAAAAGCGCACATCGTGAATGACGAGTGCGGCGCGCCGGAGTTCTTTTCCGGCGGCTCCAAGCTGCTTGCGGGCGATGGTCCCGACGGCAAGTTGACGCCCGCCGCCATCGAAGAGCTGGTCACCCGGCGCAGCGATATTCATTATCCCAAGCCCAAGGCCATATCGCTGACCCAGGCGACCGAGGTCGGCACGGTCTACAGCGTCGAGGAATTGCGCGCCATTTCCGCCATGGCCAAACGCCACAACCTGCATATCCACATGGACGGCGCGCGCTTCGCCAATGCGGTGGCGAGCTTGGATGTCAGCCCCGCCGACCTGACCTGGCGCGCGGGCATCGACGTGTTGGTGTTCGGCGGCACCAAAAACGGCCTGCCGGTGGGCGAGGCGGTGGTGTTTTTCAACAAGGCCCTGGCCGAAGACTTTGCCTATCGCGCCAAGCAAGCGGGGCAGTTGGCGTCGAAAATGCGCTTCATTTCCGCGCCGTGGCTGGGCGTGTTGAAAGACGACGTGTGGCTGAAATACGCCCGGCACGCCAACGCCATGGCGCAACGTCTGCACCAGCGGGTAAAAGATCTGGAGGGCGTCACGGTGATGTTCGAACCGCAGGCCAACGGGGTGTTTTTGGATCTGCCTCAAGATGTGCGCGAAGGCCTGTGGGCGCGGGGCTGGAAGTTCTATGCCTTCATCGGCGTGCGTGGCTGTCGGTTTATGTGTTCGTGGGATCTGTTGCCCGAAACCGTCGACCGTCTGGCCGACGATATTGCCGATCTGTGCGGCTAA
- the nosD gene encoding nitrous oxide reductase family maturation protein NosD produces the protein MGNPYRCLTKMITVVAGLICAVPGSAWAAAMASLQPLIDAAKPGDVITPDPGLYAGPLLIDKAITLDGAGQVTIDSGGVGSVIVLQADGATIRGLHLRNTGESHNDLDAGIQVRGSYNVIKDNVITDNLFGIDIQKSDNNIVTRNRIGSKKFDLGVRGDGIRLWYSNKNRIEDNTITDARDMVVWYSRDNVIASNAISGGRYGLHFMYAQYNLVKDNRFQGNSVGTFLMYSDGVEMRGNRISHGLGATGMGIGMKESSDVTLEDNTIVYCATGIYMDVSPYQPDTTNRIRRNYLAFNSIGILFHNDWTGNVLEDNRFESNFVQVSVNAGASAQRNAWDGNYWDDYQGFDRNRDGIGDSVHEMRVYADRLWMDVPAASFFKGSAVLSMLDFLERLAPFSEPIVLLKDPRPKMTPDVKVARAAEIKGENNDPDSESKIKYDPFGLSTRVPKYMNQ, from the coding sequence ATGGGCAACCCGTATCGCTGTCTAACGAAAATGATCACGGTTGTGGCAGGGCTGATATGCGCCGTGCCGGGGTCGGCTTGGGCGGCGGCGATGGCGTCGCTGCAGCCGCTGATTGACGCCGCCAAGCCCGGCGACGTCATCACCCCGGACCCGGGGCTGTACGCCGGCCCGCTCTTGATTGACAAGGCGATTACGCTCGACGGCGCGGGGCAAGTCACCATCGATAGCGGTGGCGTTGGAAGCGTCATCGTCTTACAGGCCGATGGCGCAACCATTCGCGGCCTGCATCTGCGAAACACCGGTGAATCCCACAACGACCTGGATGCCGGCATTCAGGTGCGCGGCAGTTATAACGTCATCAAGGATAACGTCATCACCGACAATTTGTTCGGCATCGACATTCAAAAGTCCGACAACAACATCGTGACCCGCAATCGCATCGGTTCGAAAAAATTCGACTTGGGCGTGCGTGGTGACGGCATTCGTTTGTGGTACAGCAACAAAAATCGCATCGAAGACAACACCATCACCGACGCCCGCGACATGGTGGTGTGGTATTCGCGCGACAACGTCATCGCGTCCAACGCCATCAGCGGCGGACGCTACGGTCTGCACTTCATGTATGCGCAGTACAATCTGGTTAAGGACAATCGTTTCCAGGGGAATTCGGTGGGAACGTTCCTGATGTACAGCGACGGCGTCGAAATGCGCGGAAACCGCATTTCCCACGGTCTCGGCGCTACGGGCATGGGCATCGGCATGAAGGAAAGCAGCGATGTCACGTTGGAAGACAACACCATCGTCTATTGCGCCACCGGCATCTATATGGACGTCTCGCCCTACCAGCCCGACACCACCAACCGCATTCGCCGCAATTATCTCGCGTTCAATTCCATCGGCATTCTGTTTCACAACGATTGGACCGGAAACGTATTGGAAGACAATCGTTTCGAATCCAACTTCGTGCAGGTCTCGGTGAACGCGGGCGCCAGCGCCCAGCGCAACGCCTGGGACGGAAACTACTGGGATGACTACCAAGGTTTCGACCGCAACCGCGACGGCATCGGCGACAGCGTGCATGAGATGCGCGTCTATGCCGACCGGTTGTGGATGGACGTTCCGGCGGCTTCGTTCTTCAAGGGTTCGGCGGTGTTGTCGATGCTCGATTTTCTAGAACGTTTGGCACCGTTTTCCGAACCGATCGTGCTGTTGAAAGATCCGCGACCGAAGATGACCCCCGATGTCAAGGTGGCTCGTGCCGCCGAAATAAAGGGTGAGAACAACGACCCCGACAGCGAAAGCAAAATCAAATACGATCCGTTTGGCCTGTCCACTCGGGTGCCCAAGTACATGAACCAGTAA
- a CDS encoding c-type cytochrome has product MNKSILTRFAVLTGVLMSVSAASFTANAEEKPKRDPGKKIYMTKTCMACHGKDGRKAMLNYPNIAGQDEKYMVNQINYIISGKRLGSHDATGNPRAQGMQGALISPSDNKPRISKEEIQQVAAWLAKQPPADLQEPKTPLDPASVEAGKKLFNSKCKACHGAEGKKPLKGNPYVAGQKRDYLFIQMQDIKSKARQTPKSAGMYGIVKNMTDEQFATLADYLSQVDRNAGN; this is encoded by the coding sequence ATGAACAAGAGCATCCTCACACGCTTCGCAGTTCTCACCGGCGTTTTGATGTCGGTATCCGCGGCCAGCTTCACGGCCAACGCCGAAGAAAAGCCCAAGCGCGATCCCGGCAAGAAGATCTACATGACCAAGACCTGCATGGCCTGTCATGGCAAGGATGGCCGCAAGGCGATGCTGAACTACCCGAACATCGCGGGTCAGGATGAGAAGTATATGGTCAACCAGATCAACTACATCATTTCAGGCAAGCGACTGGGCAGCCATGATGCGACCGGCAATCCGCGCGCGCAGGGCATGCAAGGCGCTTTGATCAGCCCCAGCGACAACAAGCCGCGTATTTCCAAAGAGGAAATCCAACAGGTCGCCGCGTGGCTCGCCAAGCAACCGCCGGCCGACCTGCAAGAACCGAAGACTCCGCTGGATCCCGCGAGCGTCGAGGCCGGTAAAAAATTGTTCAATTCGAAATGCAAAGCCTGCCATGGTGCCGAGGGCAAAAAACCCCTTAAGGGCAACCCCTACGTCGCCGGGCAAAAGCGCGACTATCTGTTCATCCAGATGCAAGACATCAAGAGTAAGGCGCGTCAAACGCCGAAAAGCGCGGGCATGTACGGCATCGTGAAAAACATGACCGATGAGCAGTTTGCGACCCTGGCGGATTACCTGTCCCAGGTTGATCGCAACGCAGGAAATTAA
- a CDS encoding c-type cytochrome produces the protein MTMQFKMTALVATVAATVLMAGPTVAQQPTTWNQGGGEQDEALHLEPNVENGIEVYEVCAACHLYEGWGQTDGTFPQLAGQHRKVIIKQLADIRALNRDNPTMYPFALPESIGGPQSIADVAEYIATLPMNPEPGVGPGTDLALGEQLYKDNCVRCHGENGEGMPEKYYPRIQGQHYNYLLRQFEWIRDGKRRNANPDMIKQIQGFSDKDMVAVMDFVSRQKPPADKVGTPGWENPDFK, from the coding sequence ATGACTATGCAATTTAAAATGACCGCACTTGTCGCAACCGTAGCCGCCACTGTGTTGATGGCCGGTCCGACGGTTGCTCAGCAACCGACCACCTGGAACCAAGGCGGTGGCGAGCAGGATGAAGCGTTGCATCTGGAGCCGAATGTCGAAAATGGTATCGAGGTCTATGAAGTCTGTGCAGCGTGTCACCTCTACGAAGGCTGGGGTCAGACCGACGGCACCTTCCCGCAGTTGGCCGGCCAGCACCGTAAAGTGATCATCAAGCAATTGGCCGACATTCGCGCGCTGAACCGCGACAACCCGACCATGTATCCGTTCGCGTTGCCCGAATCCATCGGTGGCCCGCAGTCGATCGCCGACGTCGCCGAATACATCGCGACCTTGCCGATGAACCCGGAACCGGGCGTCGGGCCGGGCACCGATTTGGCGTTGGGCGAACAGTTGTACAAAGACAACTGCGTGCGCTGTCACGGTGAGAACGGCGAAGGCATGCCGGAAAAATACTATCCGCGCATCCAAGGCCAGCACTACAATTATCTGCTGCGCCAGTTTGAATGGATCCGTGATGGCAAGCGCCGCAACGCCAACCCTGACATGATCAAGCAGATTCAAGGCTTCTCCGACAAAGATATGGTCGCCGTGATGGATTTCGTGTCGCGTCAGAAGCCGCCTGCGGACAAAGTCGGTACGCCCGGTTGGGAAAACCCGGACTTCAAGTGA